CTAACAGCAGGTGTATTTGGACCAAGACATGTGTCACAGGCTATAGgaagaaaaatatatgtttagTAATTACTAAATCATCCTGTCCTAACTTGAAATATGTAATGGTAATTAACATTGACATGGAAATCAAAAAAGTAGATCAGTGAGAGCTCAGAAGGCTTCAGCTGCAGTGGTGGTGTTCTGTCGTCCCGTATCGCAATACAAGATTTAGTTAATTTGCATCACACTTCTTTGGTTTCAGAATCATTACATGTTTGGAATCTCTTCAAAGTTAAGTCTGTATTCAACAAAACGATAGGCTTTTCATTTCCCACTCATTTTCTTTACCTTGATCTTCCAACAGGCGTCAAAGGAGGTCACAAAGGGTAAAGAGGGAGAGCGCCGGCCGCTCAGGTTCAGTTTACCAGGGGAGGCGTACGGCCTGGTGGAGCTCACAGACGTTCCTAGAGGAAAGCTGACCATCGCTGAGGCTCTGAAGGCCCTAAGCAGCCACCAGCAACACCCTCACACGTGGACGCTGGAAAAGGTTGCCCAGGAATATTCACTTGACCTGAAAGACACAAAGGCTCTTGTTGAGTTCTTCATCCCCTTCCAGGTCAAGATCATACCACCCAAGAGTGATGATGCCAGGCAGATAAACGCCTCTTAGGACTGGACTGATGATGATCAGTAGATAAGATCAAATGTCAAACGGATTTATTCATGTATGTCGGTGTACTGGTATTGGGAGAGTCACCTGAACTGGAGCGGATCAGCCACATTATCTCAAGCTTGGGTTTGGACACAAATGTTTATGAAAGACactatgaaaaataataaatattaatgaaTACAGTGGGTCTAAGAACTCACTATATATTGAAAAATGATTTCATCTTAATTATAGATATGTTTCTTAGAGTCCATGTGGAGATTTTGGAAAGCTGGTGAAAATGCAACACAAGTTATAATCGGGAGGTCTAGAAAGTGGTTAAGAAATCCCAATTCAATGGAATGTAAAGTTTTTTAGAAATACACTTATTAGCGTTCCCTCCAGTTGTGAGACGAAAGATTGGTATTTAtcttatgtttgtgtgttttgtgcacaGCTGGAGGTAGTGAGTCAAGCTAACAGCCTAGCTCCATCTAAAGTTGAGAAACATAACTACTGATGCCTCGTAAACTCAGAAATACTTGGCCTGTAGATCACTTCACAGAGTTGCTGTAGATTTGTGATCTTCACTATCCCCCAGATTCAAGTCATTATGCTAAGCTATTGGCTAAATAAATTCAGACATGGTGCAGTATGGAGCTATTTGTACTCtagtatttccattttatttctaCTATACACTTTGGCTCCACTATACATTTGAACTGGAAGAGCTTAAATCTGATCCTCTTATTGAATATGATTtaatttttgatatttattaggAAAATGTAGCTCCACTTTGACATACTACAGCACTGCATCAGCAgtaataatgtaaatacatgtgTTACGttcatgtatttatatatgtcaAACTTactaaatatgataaatagtGTCAGCATAATATTGAATGCAGATCCTTTACTGCAATGTTACTGTATTTACATTGTGGTTGTACTTGTCATCTCAAATAGAGAAATTCTGACAAACatgatgcaaaaacaaaatatttaaagggACTCTTGTCATCTCACTCTTGGAAAGACAGCAAGAAAAGCATATTCCCAAAATGTTGGACTATTTTTTTACCTTATTTACCCTATGACTAACAGTACATTTTGTCTAAAGGGGCAAAACCGCATCTACAATCTTATTTCTGTTGACCCAGTCGGCTAACACTCAGGTCATTGTAGCTCAATCAGGGCTCCAATGACGGCACTGCAAGAATTTGTGCAAGAATTTGTGCGAGTAAATATGATAAATAGTGTCAGCATAATATTGAATGCAGATCCTTTACTGCAATGTTACTGTATTTACATTGTGGTTGTACTTGTCACCTCAAATAGAGAAATTCTGACAAACatgatgcaaaaacaaaatatttaaagggACTCTTGTCATCTCACTCTTGGAAAGACAGCAAGAAAAGCATATTCCCAAAATGTTGGACTATTTTTTTACCTTATTTACATGACTAACAGTACATTTTGTCTAAAGGGGCAAAACCGCATCTACAATATTATTTCTGTTGACCCAGTCGGCTAACACTCAGGTCATTGTAGCTCAATCAGGGCTCCAATGACGGCACTGCAAGAATTTGTGCAAGAATTTGTGCGAGTACATGTCGTAGGAAATTCCTGGAGAAATTTCTGTTACCAGTTTCTTGCCGTTTTACAAGTCTGAGAATGTTGGGAGGTGACCCACCTTCTCCTAAGCGTAGGGGAGGCTATCACATGAAAATGACAATGCTGTGcgctttacaaatgcaaatcaggatagtttcccTTGGAGCAGATAACAGTACACCAATAAGTACAccaggcttaaaataaatataaaacctgaaattttaaattgatcttAAGTAAGTAAGTGTGCTATAATTAATTACATTGTATACCACAAGCAAAATCAATGCTATGAAAAAAtgcagcattttattattatccaaaacaCAATCCTAAATCTCAACCACTGTACAGAGTGGCACGATTACAGTCACTTTTTCAATTGTGCtggttaaatgcacagtggatgtgttaacCACACATTTACCAGCAATCCGCTCAACAGGCAGAAATTATGTTGGATATGGTGCGTCTGTGCCCTGTAAGCTCCAAACTTCTACTGGCTTTCCATAAAGATATCTGTCCTCCCAATATACTTGAAATTCCCTCATAATTTGAACTTCTTATTAAACTTTCTCAGTATTCCATTAAAACACTTAGCAATTTTATCCAAGCGACTTACAGTATGtgcattcaactatgagggtacaaacacagaacagcaaaAATCATGTTGGTACAATAACTTAAAACCAGAAAGAATAAACGGGTCCTCAGTCAC
This genomic window from Platichthys flesus chromosome 18, fPlaFle2.1, whole genome shotgun sequence contains:
- the ndufaf4 gene encoding NADH dehydrogenase [ubiquinone] 1 alpha subcomplex assembly factor 4, translating into MGSRFVRMFRNFNLENRVIREISKEKPRAAPRHESGAPPSEVVDTVDTLNQKNDPLLSLLRSVYVESTDPAAEASKEVTKGKEGERRPLRFSLPGEAYGLVELTDVPRGKLTIAEALKALSSHQQHPHTWTLEKVAQEYSLDLKDTKALVEFFIPFQVKIIPPKSDDARQINAS